A part of Providencia sp. PROV188 genomic DNA contains:
- the invF gene encoding AraC family transcriptional regulator InvF, with protein sequence MLNPVECLKKEDVIKVYNSEVWLLTPNQGERFVFDIHQDKAYEQCEIVKSSLLILNRVSVHIKSESVIFRSLKLARLSKLLAFMDMAFGKNLAKVKPPHWMVLELSNPEICEDIKSCERWFLKQYMTPTEEFTFFISMLRQMESYCVIQFLFNQSKSGNTLIELGENYGVSYSHFRRLCNHALGGKVKNELRIWRMAQSLLENIEKEGNLTQLALNNGYASSSHFSNEIREMMGVSPRDLSNIIRLASIQNEN encoded by the coding sequence ATGCTAAATCCTGTTGAATGTTTAAAAAAAGAGGATGTTATAAAGGTATATAACTCAGAGGTTTGGTTATTAACGCCAAATCAAGGAGAGCGTTTTGTTTTTGATATTCATCAAGATAAAGCATATGAACAGTGCGAAATTGTAAAGAGTTCTTTATTGATTTTAAATCGTGTCTCTGTCCATATAAAAAGCGAAAGTGTTATTTTTAGGTCATTAAAATTAGCGCGTTTAAGTAAACTTCTTGCATTTATGGATATGGCTTTTGGGAAAAATTTAGCCAAAGTGAAGCCTCCTCACTGGATGGTGCTTGAGTTAAGTAATCCTGAGATATGTGAGGATATCAAAAGCTGTGAGCGTTGGTTTTTAAAACAATATATGACTCCAACAGAAGAGTTCACTTTTTTTATTTCTATGTTACGTCAAATGGAAAGTTATTGTGTCATTCAATTTCTTTTTAACCAATCAAAAAGTGGTAATACTTTGATTGAGTTAGGTGAGAATTATGGTGTTTCTTACTCGCATTTTCGTCGATTATGTAATCATGCATTGGGCGGTAAAGTAAAAAATGAATTGAGGATCTGGCGGATGGCTCAGTCGTTGCTTGAAAACATAGAAAAAGAAGGCAACTTAACTCAATTAGCCCTTAATAATGGTTATGCCTCATCATCTCATTTCTCTAATGAGATTAGAGAAATGATGGGGGTATCTCCTCGTGATTTATCAAATATTATTAGATTGGCTTCTATTCAAAATGAAAACTAA
- the sctC gene encoding type III secretion system outer membrane ring subunit SctC yields the protein MKTKVIFSALFLCLVSYGITAPQAAELSVELNAKGDHGYVAKDDSLRSFFEAMAAKLNEPVIVSKLAARKKITGTFDFSRPKELLDKLSFQLGLLWYFDGQAIYIYDASEIRNAVISLQNISLTSFNDFLRKSGLYDQRYPLRGDNNSNTFYVSGPPVFVELIVNTATLIDKKDEGIQLGKQKIGVIRLNNTFVNDRVYKLRGQEIAIPGMATVIENLLEGEKQPLANNILNKQITEMPDFVSEMNGTSSGPLNYNSNVSLPEALKQTAAAGDIKVIAYPGTNSLLVKGTAEQVDFIELLVRTLDITKRHVELSLWIIDLNKSDLDQLGVVWSGGINLGDKLSMSFNQSTPISTLDGGKFIASVYALEQKKQATVVSRPVIMTQENIPAIFDNNRTFYTKLIGERTSSLADVTYGTLISVLPRFAADGQIEMLLDIEDGNEARTADYSNEENVDVLPEVGRTHISTIARVPQGKSLLIGGYTRDANSQDLQKVPFLGDLPFVGGLFRYNNQNKSNTVRVFLIQPKEIVEPLMFDANDVALKVTKEGGADITDDPLHKWVISFLNRDTELELNNGN from the coding sequence ATGAAAACTAAAGTTATTTTTTCAGCGTTGTTTTTGTGTCTGGTGTCATATGGGATTACTGCGCCTCAAGCCGCCGAATTATCTGTGGAGTTAAATGCGAAAGGTGATCATGGTTACGTTGCAAAAGATGATAGCTTACGTAGCTTTTTTGAAGCTATGGCTGCCAAGCTTAATGAGCCCGTGATTGTTAGTAAACTTGCTGCAAGAAAAAAAATCACAGGGACTTTTGATTTCAGTCGACCAAAAGAGCTATTAGATAAGCTTTCTTTCCAATTAGGATTGCTTTGGTATTTTGATGGGCAAGCTATTTACATTTATGATGCGAGCGAAATTCGAAATGCTGTAATTTCATTACAAAATATCTCATTGACGTCATTTAATGATTTTCTTCGTAAGTCAGGGCTGTATGACCAGCGTTATCCTTTAAGAGGTGATAACAATAGTAATACGTTTTATGTTTCAGGTCCTCCTGTTTTTGTTGAGTTAATTGTTAATACGGCTACCTTAATTGATAAAAAAGATGAAGGTATTCAACTCGGAAAACAAAAAATAGGTGTTATTAGATTAAATAATACTTTTGTTAATGATCGTGTATATAAATTACGCGGTCAGGAAATTGCCATTCCTGGAATGGCGACAGTTATTGAGAATTTATTAGAGGGAGAAAAGCAACCTTTAGCTAATAATATTCTGAATAAACAAATTACTGAAATGCCTGATTTTGTTTCTGAAATGAACGGAACATCATCTGGTCCATTGAATTATAACTCTAACGTTAGTTTACCAGAGGCTTTAAAGCAAACCGCAGCTGCCGGTGATATTAAAGTTATTGCTTATCCTGGAACAAATAGCTTATTAGTTAAGGGAACTGCAGAACAAGTTGATTTTATTGAGTTATTAGTTAGAACGTTAGATATTACCAAACGTCATGTTGAATTATCTCTTTGGATTATTGATTTAAATAAAAGTGATTTGGATCAATTAGGTGTGGTATGGAGCGGAGGGATCAATTTAGGCGACAAATTAAGTATGTCTTTTAACCAGTCCACACCAATAAGTACGTTGGATGGCGGGAAGTTTATTGCTTCTGTGTATGCGCTTGAGCAAAAAAAACAAGCAACCGTTGTTTCCCGACCCGTTATTATGACGCAGGAAAATATTCCAGCGATTTTCGATAATAACCGAACATTCTATACCAAGCTCATTGGCGAGCGGACTTCCAGCTTAGCCGATGTTACTTATGGGACTTTGATTAGTGTTCTTCCTCGATTTGCTGCAGATGGACAAATCGAAATGTTACTGGATATTGAAGACGGTAATGAAGCGAGGACGGCTGATTATAGCAATGAAGAGAATGTTGATGTTTTACCTGAAGTTGGAAGAACCCATATCAGTACGATTGCTCGTGTCCCACAAGGTAAAAGTTTATTAATTGGAGGGTATACGCGTGATGCAAATTCTCAAGATTTACAGAAAGTTCCATTTCTAGGTGATCTTCCTTTTGTTGGCGGATTATTTCGTTATAACAATCAGAATAAGAGTAATACTGTTCGCGTTTTTTTAATTCAACCTAAAGAGATTGTTGAACCATTAATGTTTGATGCGAACGATGTTGCATTAAAGGTTACGAAAGAAGGCGGAGCTGATATTACCGATGATCCGTTACATAAATGGGTTATTAGTTTTTTAAATCGCGACACTGAATTAGAGCTGAATAATGGCAATTAA
- a CDS encoding YopN/LcrE/InvE/MxiC type III secretion system gatekeeper: MAINVSPGGLISAKVLARQAAQQEVNRHNDARQAEALQTEDTSPGAEIQRFVQSTDEMSAAMAQFRNRRDYDKKAGELSSSFERVLDEDILPKAQKILQTAKLQNVTADELLRQAQKLFPDPSDLVLVLRELLKRTKLSEAVRKKLQVLLKEVEAQADPKMLKAGINCALKARLFGKSMNLQPGLLRASYRHFIQSESDEIDTYSDWVSSYGYQRRLIVLDYIEGALLSDIDSLDPSCSHLEFGYLLGRLSQLKSLRSADLSFIGKLVSSSSISSFNVAESVWLLLMFSLLKEPHAVDAILSDILGDEILLKSHKEHSVLLYELYIASKTLPSTLFFDPSWREDLLDSLRNMADIAYRNELIEQRRRTN, from the coding sequence ATGGCAATTAATGTTTCCCCTGGCGGATTAATTTCTGCGAAAGTTCTTGCAAGGCAGGCTGCGCAGCAAGAGGTTAATCGACATAATGATGCTCGTCAAGCTGAGGCTTTGCAGACAGAGGATACTTCTCCCGGCGCTGAGATACAAAGATTTGTTCAATCTACAGATGAAATGTCTGCAGCGATGGCGCAATTTCGAAATCGACGCGATTACGATAAAAAAGCGGGAGAATTATCGAGTAGTTTTGAACGGGTTTTAGATGAGGATATTCTTCCTAAAGCCCAGAAAATACTGCAAACAGCCAAGCTTCAGAATGTTACTGCGGATGAATTATTACGACAAGCTCAAAAACTGTTTCCTGATCCGAGTGATTTAGTTTTAGTTTTAAGAGAATTGCTAAAACGAACTAAGTTAAGTGAAGCTGTACGTAAGAAATTACAAGTTTTATTGAAAGAGGTTGAAGCTCAAGCTGATCCTAAAATGCTTAAAGCAGGGATTAACTGTGCTCTTAAAGCGCGTTTGTTTGGTAAGTCGATGAACCTACAACCTGGGTTATTAAGGGCTAGTTATAGGCATTTTATTCAAAGTGAGTCTGACGAAATAGATACGTATAGTGATTGGGTAAGTAGTTATGGTTATCAAAGACGTTTAATTGTTTTGGATTATATTGAAGGTGCATTATTAAGCGACATTGATTCTTTAGATCCAAGTTGTTCTCATTTAGAGTTTGGATATTTATTAGGTCGATTAAGTCAGCTTAAATCACTACGTTCTGCGGATCTTTCTTTTATAGGGAAGCTAGTATCAAGCTCTTCTATATCGAGTTTTAACGTCGCAGAATCAGTTTGGTTATTGTTGATGTTTTCGCTATTAAAAGAACCCCATGCGGTTGATGCAATATTATCCGATATTCTTGGGGATGAGATTTTATTAAAAAGTCATAAAGAACATAGTGTGTTGCTATATGAATTATATATCGCCAGTAAAACATTACCGTCAACGTTATTTTTTGACCCAAGTTGGCGAGAGGATTTACTAGATTCTTTACGGAATATGGCTGATATCGCTTATCGAAATGAATTAATTGAGCAACGCCGTCGAACTAATTAA
- a CDS encoding EscV/YscV/HrcV family type III secretion system export apparatus protein has product MFNSLLNGVRLRPELIILLLMVMIIAMFIIPLPTYLVDFLLALNMVLAILVFMGSFYIDRILSFSTFPAVLLITTLFRLALSISTSRLILIEADAGEIIATFGQFVIGDSLAVGFVVFSIVTIVQFIVITKGSERVAEVAARFSLDGMPGKQMSIDADLKAGIIDADAARERRSVLERESQLYGSFDGAMKFIKGDAIAGIIIIFVNFIGGISVGMTRHNMDFSGALSTYTMLTIGDGLVAQIPALLIAISAGFIVTRVNGDSDNMGRNIMGQLLGNPFVLAVTAVLTIAMGTLPGFPFPVFIILSTVLGILFYFKWRSSKSSDSLMKKGSDKPISRFGDAKGDTSATNTSAQDNSSLGLITNLDKVSTETVPLILLVPKNRCAALEKSQFIERLQSQFFIDYGVRLPDMLLRDSNQESMDNTVSLLINEIRVDQFELYFDLVRIINYSDEVNSLGIDLTYSHYGASTCVWVHPSHSEILEKLGYQLRSATDELYHCISVLLVRNVHEYFGIQETKHMLDQLEDKYPDLLKEVLRHATVQRISEVFQRLLNERISIRNMKLIMEALALWAPREKDVINLVEHVRGMMARYICHKFAYGSELRVVMISSEVEDIIRKGIRQTSGSAFLNLEPETMDSLMDLFSLGLNELPIAHKDIVLLTSVDVRRFIKKLVENRFPDLEVVSFGEITDSKSVNVIKTI; this is encoded by the coding sequence GTGTTTAACTCTCTGCTTAATGGTGTCAGGCTTCGTCCTGAATTAATAATTTTGTTATTAATGGTAATGATAATTGCAATGTTTATCATTCCATTACCCACGTATTTAGTAGACTTTTTGCTCGCATTAAATATGGTTTTAGCCATATTAGTGTTCATGGGCTCTTTCTATATTGATCGGATTTTAAGTTTTTCTACCTTTCCAGCGGTACTATTAATCACCACGCTTTTTCGTTTAGCTCTTTCAATTAGTACGAGTCGTCTGATTCTAATTGAAGCAGACGCCGGGGAGATTATTGCTACGTTTGGGCAGTTTGTCATAGGAGATAGCTTAGCTGTTGGTTTTGTTGTGTTCTCAATCGTCACTATTGTTCAGTTTATTGTTATTACCAAAGGTTCTGAACGTGTGGCTGAGGTTGCAGCTCGATTTTCTCTTGATGGGATGCCGGGTAAACAGATGAGTATTGATGCGGATTTGAAAGCTGGGATCATTGATGCTGATGCGGCTCGAGAACGACGCAGTGTTTTGGAAAGAGAAAGCCAGCTATATGGTTCTTTTGATGGTGCAATGAAATTCATTAAAGGGGATGCTATTGCTGGGATTATTATCATCTTTGTTAACTTTATTGGCGGGATCTCCGTTGGAATGACTCGCCACAATATGGATTTTTCTGGGGCTCTTTCTACCTATACGATGTTGACCATCGGTGACGGTCTTGTTGCTCAGATCCCTGCTCTATTAATTGCGATCAGTGCTGGATTTATTGTGACTCGTGTTAATGGTGATAGTGACAACATGGGTCGTAATATTATGGGGCAGTTACTCGGAAATCCTTTTGTTCTAGCGGTAACCGCAGTACTGACGATTGCTATGGGGACATTACCTGGTTTTCCTTTCCCTGTTTTTATTATTTTATCTACTGTATTAGGTATTCTGTTTTATTTTAAATGGCGCTCAAGTAAATCTTCAGATTCTTTAATGAAGAAAGGGAGTGATAAACCTATATCTCGATTTGGGGACGCCAAAGGAGATACATCGGCTACTAATACGAGTGCTCAAGATAATTCGTCATTGGGTTTAATTACAAACCTTGACAAAGTCTCAACTGAAACTGTTCCATTAATTCTTTTGGTACCCAAAAATCGATGTGCTGCATTAGAGAAAAGTCAATTTATTGAGCGTTTACAGAGCCAGTTTTTTATTGATTATGGTGTGAGGCTCCCTGATATGCTGTTACGTGATAGCAATCAAGAGTCGATGGATAATACGGTTTCGTTACTCATTAATGAAATTCGCGTTGATCAATTTGAACTGTATTTTGACTTAGTTCGTATTATTAATTATTCGGATGAAGTGAACTCTCTTGGGATTGACCTTACCTATAGTCATTACGGGGCTAGCACCTGTGTATGGGTTCATCCGTCTCATAGCGAAATATTAGAGAAACTAGGTTATCAATTACGTTCCGCAACAGATGAACTGTATCATTGTATTTCTGTGTTATTAGTTCGTAATGTCCATGAGTATTTTGGCATACAAGAAACTAAACATATGCTGGACCAACTCGAAGATAAGTATCCTGACTTGCTCAAAGAGGTTTTACGACATGCAACGGTTCAGCGTATCTCGGAAGTGTTCCAACGATTATTAAATGAAAGAATTTCTATTCGTAATATGAAATTAATAATGGAAGCTCTCGCACTTTGGGCTCCGAGAGAGAAAGATGTTATCAACCTTGTTGAGCATGTTCGAGGAATGATGGCTCGCTATATTTGCCATAAATTTGCGTATGGCAGTGAGTTACGTGTAGTCATGATCTCATCCGAAGTAGAAGATATTATTCGTAAAGGAATTAGGCAAACATCAGGGAGTGCATTCCTTAATTTAGAACCTGAAACGATGGACAGTTTAATGGATCTATTTTCTTTAGGTCTTAATGAGTTACCGATAGCACATAAAGATATTGTGTTATTAACATCTGTGGATGTTCGCCGATTTATTAAAAAATTAGTTGAAAATCGTTTTCCAGATTTGGAAGTAGTCTCTTTTGGGGAGATAACAGATAGCAAATCTGTAAATGTTATAAAAACAATCTAA